In the Hirundo rustica isolate bHirRus1 chromosome 2, bHirRus1.pri.v3, whole genome shotgun sequence genome, AAGAATTTGCACAAGTTGACCTACCACTGTATCATCTATCTTTATCTAGAAATATTACACAATACCAGTTTAGCCagacttttttaaaatccaaagaaactctcaagtaattattttaatctgcTTCTTTTCAATTAGTTAACCTAGCCATGCCACAATCTGCCAAAAGCTTTGTGTGCTCCACACAGCTAGGCAGCTCTCAAAATACAGgtcaaattttctctttttaagatACTCTTCCAGGCTTCCtatatttgttttcactttccttttctttatgcCATTTTTACAGTACTATCCAGATGGCAAAGAAATGCTCAGACCTATTTACATAAATACAGTTTCAGAGACCAGAGAGTTAGAGAACACATTGCAGGGAAACAATGAAGATAAACAGTTTTCAGGTGAGTGCAATCAAACAATCttgcagtctttttttttttttttttttttttttttttaatatactctGTAAAAGAATGGTCTactaaattataaaatataattcaaaataaaaacatttagtATCCTACCTTTTAGTCTGGAAACAATAAAAAGTACTTTAGATAAAAGGGAATATGAAAGCAgcaggctggcacagagcactACATTTCCATTTACATTGATGAATTCAACCATTTATGGCAGGTGAGAAACTGGGTCCCCTGTGGAATTCACACCAAAATATCAGACACCAGGCAGATCCTTTGCTACTGTATACATCTATTTGTTTGGCCCCATCTAGCACAGAAGAAAATCCCCACTTTACAGGTGTTTCATTTTGCATTCTCCGCACAGTGCAAATTCAAAGACAGAAGGCAGTGAAGATCCAATATGTTCTAGCGCCAAAATCAACTTTGGATAATTTTGGCTCTTATAATTAGACTCTCAGTGTGGAATATTTTAGGAGAACATGGCTCAAAATTATGCCTGGCATAGTTCTATTCACTTTCAGAGAGATTAATTTAGCTCTTTTATTGTTTATGCTGTTTCACACACTGCATATAGGTATCAGAATAAGTCAGAAACAGAGACAAAATCATTGACTGCGTTTACCTCAATCACTATGTATGCCCTAATTGAATCACAAGCAAAAATGATTGCATGAACTGAATTTATCCAAACTTGATAGTCTGATTTCAAATCAGCTTTGAGCCGACATTATTCTGACCAAACAATATAGCTTGATAGCTCATCTCAGTGTCTAATGAAGTAACATTTGCATAATGCATGAATCCAATTTAGGAAAACTCAAACTGCTTTCCCTTAAAGATGGCCAGATGTTTAGTGAGCATGTGCTCAAGGGACAATTTCACCCAGAGTAATGAAGACCAAGACTGAGACAGAGAAGTAATAcaggagaaattttttttatttccatttgaagTGGGGAAGACCAGTAAGCATTTTGTTGATCCCAATTCTTCAGTTACTATGCACAGTAAAATTAAGAAATTGGTACTCttaggcaaacaaacaaacaaacaaacaaacaaaaaagcttttttgatTCCAATATAATAACTTCTATCAATTGAAAGATTAGGATTGTACCTCTCTATTATTCACAACCTACAGGCCTTCTAGGTGATGAAAAACGCATGCTGTGCACACtgcagaaaatataatttgggGAAATATCTACCTGGAAAGCTATTTGAAAGCATAGAGCTGTCAGAGTCTGATACATGGAGTATGTGTAAGCAGATGACATTTATTTCCTTGTCTCTGTTAGCCAGCACACTTTACCAAACATGAACTGTCAGCCAAAGCTCACTATCCCCGGAGTTCACTAGCTACTGTTTCCAAGAAAGATTTTGAAAGGCAGGGTCTGAAAACAGGTAGCTTATTGGTTAGAGAGTACATGTGGAAAAAGTCATAAAATCTTGTGCACACACCTCCTTTTTCTTATCTGAGAGAGCCACTGCAAACTTCTAGCCTGTTTAGATAAAGATATTCTGGATAAAACaaagtgttgtaatgcattattttggtttatatttcatcggatttgtaatgttttttccatgtatctgtcctatgatctgtccttgccctgcagtgcccatcctccacactgaaatgtaacctaactctgttcccctcccacatATCCCTTTTTGGGTACTGTCTTGTCCTGCCTCTGGGCCGTGCCTCTGGGGAAGAAGCCCCAACACGGGAGTGGCGAGCTCTCTCTGCCACCGGCAAGCAATCgggacttgagaataaaagctgtaatatcccacccagtgaaagagagcagactcttttacttttgccataggtggtcgtctagtctcgtggggaaatacaACAACAAAGATTCATTGTTCAACAGACAACAGAAAGATTAGTATATAGAAGTGCAGCAGAAAAAGATGCAACACACAGGAAAGGGGACGAGCAGTTACCACTTGCAGAGATTACCAGGAACACAAGGACAGAGCCACAATACCCATGTCACTTTGGAACTTGTGCTTTTCTGTATTCAACGAGATTATGAAATTTAGCTTCCAGGATTCTTCTTTTGAAGAATTTAGTAATCTCTCTTGAGGAGAAGGGCCAGGAGGTCAGAAATAGCATTGCTGTCTTATGAAATGATCTCAAAATAGTATCCAACCACTTTTGGCCTTCCTCTCTTGCAGTTCCCCATGCTATATCACATTTGTTCTGCTTCTTCCATACAGTCTTCACAGGAACTTTTGGCTCCACAGAAGaatagtaaaacagaaagaGATTACATGACAGTATAATCATCACTGTGTCTATGTCAACATGATGAAGAGTCTGCAACACTAAgtgctttttccatttttctttctaactGCTGGCCTAAATTCCTTCCTTCAAACATTGTTATTTGAAAACTCAAATCAAAACAGGTACAATAATCCTATTATTAtgacatattttttgtttaggCCAGAATTCCTAAGGAAGAATATTTACCAAAATCACACCAGATTTCTTCTGGTATGCCAAGAATCACACAGATTTAATCTAAATTTCTAATCtcacctttttaaaatattcactaACTATGCAAGGAAAATATGAGTTGAGCTGATGTAACTATTTAACAACCATTGGCATTTATGTTAAGCTAGACACTGTAAGAAAGATATTGACACCCTCATACTTTTATGAACCTGTTTCAATTTTCATAATTCTGACCTGACAAATAGAGGGCCACTTTCACAAAGGTATGGAGGCCAGTATTTAATACCTCACGTTACTAAGTTccttaaatacttttaaaaattctgttctccttgaaaaatatgcaaaagcaattgcaagaaagcaaaaatcagtTATCCCTGCTCCCAAGTCTCCCAAAAATGCAATTTGCTGGATAAATCATGGGGTAAGCACAGGAAACCGTCAGAAAGGAAGACAGCAGCTTCTTTGGTTTAAGAATCTCACAACAGCCTTGAGAATTAATTCTCCTAGACCTCTGAAtagttttcatattttaacTATTTATAACTTTAAAAAGTCCTCAAACAACAGTTagtaaaattattatattaCCATTAAAATGACTGTTGCTAGTGTTAAAGCAGTGACTACACTTTTATGTCTGAGATGCTTAACTAAAACATATCCAAAGCTCTGTAGTCAAAACTATCTTCTTCTGTGTAGTGAACCAAAAGATAATAATAGTTATAACAGTTTCTTTTCACAAAATTTCTTCAGCTTTCAAGGGCTGCAAGTAAAATTTGCAGTGGCAGGAAAAGAGCCACAAAGTTTCATGAGAAGACACAAGTGTTAAAAGTGTAGAAAGCAGGTTGCCCAATGCAACACAGCATGTAACAGAACCACCAGTCTCTTCAAAGTCTAACGAAAAGCAGACAGAAGACTGTGGTGGAAAGAActttaaagaagaaagcaaCGAAAACATGTAAAGAACCTAGAATATCGCTGTTTTTGACCACATAAAAGCCCCTTTTCCAGACCAAGAAAGCAATAAATTAGGACTACTTTTATTTAAAGGTAGTGTTAGCAAAAGCATGGAAGTGCTGGTATACGATACAACCCTGCAGGCTGTAGACctttttaattgcagaaatCAAGCATTTGTATTATTCTTCAGTTCTGTGTAGTCATTCAGCAGAAATGTCTGTACCAGAAAAAGCATATCTAAGAGTTCTTAAGAGTCAAGGGACACCATATTCACTAAAAAAGcttgaaaagaaatgtaataCAATTCtctaaatcttatttttcagcaatctgaaaaaaaggaaattatgtcAAATTAGACTGATGACAAGCTCTcttgtggaaaagaaaagtaagGTAGGGATGTTCTTCAGGGTTTTGCTCATTGTAATAATGGTGTGGAAAATGCTGATCATTGTTCTGATAATCAAATTACTCTGATGAATAGTATTCATTCTTTACCAACCAAAAAACTTTACAGAAAGCTGAAGATGATTCTGTGGCCCAATAACAGTTTATAGGGGGTCACCCTGTATTCAGCTATTTCTTCCTAACTACCAAGCACATTTATAATGCTGCTGGAATTGCTCTGTGGATGCTGTGATGTCTAGGCCTACATTCCCAGAAAGTTATACCATGAAGTCTTACAACTTGTCATTAGTACATCTGTTACTTAGAGAACAAATCAGCAATATCCATTTGCTTCCTGAATAAATCCATTACTGAGAGCACTAAAGACCAAACTCTCAAAACCATAGTATAAATTACATCAGTAGCATTCAGGAATCCAATAAACAGGTCAACACAAAAGTAATTACTCTTTCATGGAGCAGTCATGGAAAACTCAAACTCTAAAACAAAGTTGCTAAACACTTGACCattcaaaaatgaaatttatttagGCCAAGAGATTGTCAATTTACCCTAAAATAATTCAGTATCCTTTACAGCAATTTAGCCATAGTTTTACTAAACTAACTTTCCCAAATGTTGGCAATAAATATGGTGAAGCTATGTATCGCTGAACAGACAAGAAGGGTAACTAGTATTTTCTAAAGGAACTTTAACACTGAGTACACTACTTCTAAAAGCCTAAGGCCTGCAGAACCAAGAAACAGGTTATTGAAGTGGGAGAAATCAAGCTTTAAAAAGGACTAGGCTGGAAAGGAGTTTCTTACCACTTTTTGTGTGAAGGCTAATACATTACCTCAAGGAGGAGGTACCTATTAGATATTGTCACACTGCTTATCTATGGAAAAAACATTCAGCTTAGCTGCTCTTCAAATCTTTTTTAATACCCACTACTGAGCagatgagacattaaattttcctgtcttACTGAAATTAAATTGCTCATTTGTCATATACCTTTTGAGACAATATTAAGGCTAAGTTCATCCATATTTGACAATCTGGTTAAATTCTGATAAGACAGACCCATTATCAGAGACTTGTGACAGAATCTCTCATTCCTCCAAGAAGTAAACTGAATTTCCTGCCAATGCAGTAAATTATGGCAGTATGTATTTTACTGCTACACATCACAGCACACAAGCTACATTGcagaaaaattaacattattCTAGTCCATCCCATTGCACCTCAAACAAGGGCAGCCTAAGGCCCTTCTTTATCCAAGTCTTTATCTCCCAGTCTTCATTTTAGTTACAAAAAGTGGAGCTCTAGAGAAGACCAAATGTAGAAGCTGCTGCGGtaatatatgaaaaaaaccaaTCTATCTTCATTTCCCCAGTGCCAGCTTCCTCTTTTCTGATCAGTTTCACTTTTGAGATTATATGAGCCTCTCACAAAGTCAGCAGTGGAACAGAAGCCACAGATAGATTCAAGTGTCATTTTATTACTACTACCTCCCAGAAACATTTTCATAGTGAGGCACTGACTGGCAGAGCTTAAGGCAACAAGAATGAGCCTTTGCGAGGGGTGATTtgttttatcagaaaaaaagtccATTCATCTTAAAAGTTTTCTGCAatgcatactttttttttttaaaaaaatcatgagaGATCCAAACTTAATGACAGTATATAAATATACTCTAGAAACAAGAACAGTAACCTGATCATAATCTAGAAAAATGTTCAAGTGTATGATTAGTGTATTAGTCCTCATAAACAAACATACCCATTCAGACTAAAATTTAGCCCAGTACATGAGTTTTCTCTTAGGTCACAGAACAAAAAAGGAGCTTGTAagattttcagggaaaaatacaaaaaccccAAGGCATTCCATTATTTTAGTGATTATCTGAACTCATCAACTGGAAAACTCACTCCTCAAAAATAACTGAAACCATCTACCTACACAATTGCTTTATAAATAGATTAGGTAAGATAGTGAGGTAGAGTTAGAGAAACACACTTCAAGTTAACAATAAACAGGACATCAGCATTGTGCTCAAACAGTGACTTGCACTATCTTTGAGAAGATGTCTATAAAGGAAATACTTGGTGGTATTTCACAGTGGGCTGAAAATGGGATGAAATCTAGCTATAAAATAGCTTTGGCATAGGATGGAAAGATTCACCAGGATATGTTTTTATAATTGCACCTATTCTAACAATAATTTTAACTATCAAGTAAATAGTCATAAAGACTGAAAGCATGCAAGAAATTCAGGCTTAATTATAAGCTTTGAGCAGTTTTAGACAAGTCTCCAGATCAAGACTATTCTTTTTGATACCTATAGTGTCTTTTGGAGAAGCAAAACGAGCATGTGGGGACTTTGAAACTGAAGTTCAAAGAAGTCTACCAATACATTAAGGGGTAAAATAGagtaaaaattgcttttattttagaaCTGAACAAATGGGAAATATAGCACCCATAAAGATATATGACATAGCCTAGAGAATGGACACAATAGATGAAGTGATGAAATACATAAAAGAAACACTCTGAATTGCTATTTAAGAATACTTGAGAATAAAGAGATGACCATATATCCAGCAGATAACCAATTACCATTTTTATGGACAGGTGAGTACAGTTTATAAGGCTGCTTCTCACACTTTCTTCAACATTCTTTCTGTACAGCTGTGTTAAAATGAGATTCCAGTTGGAAAAACTACACAGGTGTAAAATTCTTTCTTCACTAGCAATTTGTGCTGCAATCTCAGATTCTTGTAGCTACTCAGttaactctgtgtgtgtgaatgCACAAATATACAGGCTTTGATGCCACTGAGGTTTAATAGTCCATTTAATCTCAGCGTGTTTACCTTTCTGTCTCACAAAACTACTTCTAGGGGATTTTTTCCCACTATTTATGTCTAGTTCCCAATTTGTATATTGgtctctttcccttttctgttcttttataGACAAGCTAGTATTGCTTATCTGTGGAAAACCAGGCTACAGTAGACCTCTTAAAGGGTATGTTTTACAAGGTAATTTATAAACCTTTACAGCTATTGACAAGAACCAGAGGCTTGACAAAAAATGGATCATGGATTTTAATGCAAAACCATATGCTTCCTGGACACAATTTTCAATGGAAaatactaaagaaaaagaaaataaaagacagaTATATAAAAACTGAATGATATGGAAGTCATCCATCTGGTTTACAATATAAAACatggggaaatttttttttaaatcacaaattattctaaaattcaaaaaaaaaaataatttaaaaacctcATTTGGAATATCCTTAAGATTCCCTAATACAGTGGAAGAGTGTTCATTATAATCACAGATATAACAAAATCTTTCAATAAGAAAAAGTTGAATTAAAATCTTGCATCCTGCAACCTAAGGTCTATAATGACATTGCACCTTGAAATGGCAGATTGCAGATTTCTTTAACTTGCTTTATTAAATTATGAAAACCAAGACAAAGAGATATAATATGCATACAGGAATGTATAATTTGGCTCACAGAATGCaagtaaatttttcatttacttttaaataaaccTGTTTCTCTATCCTTTAAATGAGCCTAAGCTCACATCCCACTATGTTTTGTGATAAAGGGCAGGCATCAAGATATTTCTATATAAGAtgcctttcatttatttaaaagatgGCCTAAAATATTTGAATGGCATTCATGTAtctcagaattttaaatttcaaaacacTCATGTATAATATCAATATTATCTATCATTTCATAACCTCGTACCGTAACTTAAAATGATGAAATTACATCTTTAAAGCTACTGCCATTCACAACCATTTCCTAGTATCACTCAGTTCatgattcagcctgttcttcCTTATCTATTATTGCACAATACCTATTTCTTCatatcaggtttttttaaaccatGACCCAAAAAGTTCTTCCATGTCACTGACAAAGGAAGTGTCACTCCTGTCTATTCAGAAAACAAGTTTCTGTTGTCTTCATAAAGATATTATAATGATGAATCTCTAATAGAAGAACAGCCACATTACTGTTTgattttttctggaaatattgaggtttaaaatatacatattgAAAGTACCTAGAAAATTAGTAACTGGTAAGGGGAAGTGGCAGAAGCTGTCCGCAAAAAGTCTGGAATGCTGAGTTAGCCATATATTCCTGTGGATTATGTTATCTTTGCCACAGAACACTACCTCTCCTTTGACTTGAAGCCTTTTGGAAGGAATCTCTAACATTTCTTCCCCTTGTGGCATTTACAGCCTCAGTCTAAAAAGATCCATTCTTCTTTGTATTCACATACAATTAATCTGAGATTAACTTTGCCACAAGTAGGTGTCTGATAGCAACTGTCTTTTTTCCTGTATGTTAAAGAAACAGTTCTTAATATTCATACTCAAGTCTAAGCATAATTGCAACAGTTAATGACATCTGAAAAGCTTTGCTCTACAAAACTGGCTTGAACATTCAGCTGAACAGCCAttgaaaaaatatcttaaagaaaattatttcctaggCTTCACCCACTAGATGAAAATCACTGATGAAAACTGATCAGAAAATATACATGCAGAGTTTGGTTTCTAGAGAAGCTCCACATGATTTTCCCTCAGAAGTGCTTCAGACGAAGAAAAAAGCAATTGAGCTAAGGTCTAAGTTTGGAAGTAAGCAGCAGGAAAGTCCACCTTGTACGTGTTGATCATCTCACTCTTGAAACAGAAGAGATGGAAATCAATGTAATCATAGTTCTTTTTCTCAATCAACCACCACTTTACTGAGTTGCCTGGATGGAACAGCTTAACTTTTAATAATaattcagggaagaaaatttaaaagttcttGTCCTGATGAGAAAATGAGCATAGGTGAGTTCTACCAAGAATCCCGGTTTTTCTCCTGAATTGGGATTTTCATGCACATTCCTCTCCCTTTGAAATTTCAGTTATATGACAGATATCAGACTGAAGATggtcccttccttcctcttcctctgacACAGGTAATTTCTAGCTACTATTTCTGTTCAGCTCTTGGTGTACCCATGCTTCAGTGGTTCACAGGCTACATGAAAAACTGTTTacttaaagtaaataaattattacttttaattCCAAAAAGTGTTCGATTTTTTCTTCCAGTAGACCAAATCAGGGCTACTGAATACTGTAGCCAAACAGTTGAAATAACAAAAACCAGGGGAAAATAAGCTTCTTAATCTGTTCTGCCAGTGCAGAGACCCGCCATCACAAACTAATTCAGAGAGGCAAAGAGCAAAAACACATTGTCCCCATTACTTTTAAACAGGGTACCTATTCTTAGAGCAAATGCGGACCATAGGACCTTCCAATAAATTCTTCTTCAGAGAAGTCAGGGTAGGCCATCAGGGAAGGGCAAGATAATAGGCAATTTATTAGTTCAAGAATGGAGCAGCTACTCCCATTGCTTGACATTCAGTGTTTCACATGAAATATCAATCAACACATATCAGCTGTTGAATATGACACCAAGTTGTCCACAGCACATAATTTGTTCTGTGTTTACTTGCCAGATTTTCCACTGTCAGGGTGCATAGGAGTCtcttgatgccttaagttttagctttcatatttttcagattctgtactgcTTTACTGTGtgactctgaacttcatataaagtgttagtaagttctcttcacagcttagttagacaaaacaatccttttctaGCCCAAGAACCAAGGGCACCATTACAGCTTCAGGTCcaaaaaaagtataaacaacagtgaactgaagaaagcaaactgggaggatggaacttcattacctgaagctgtaattggatAATTATCCCCAATATGTAAATTGACCAAAACgtataaaagtgtgaaaacttgtGACTAGTTGTCCACCTTGCATCCATCTTGGGTCCATCTTGGGTAGACCCACAGCCAGAatcttgtactgcccaaggtgtatcctttgaaggcttttcaataaatagctactttattcctttaactctgtcCAGCCTCTATTCCAGGgagcctctcaaggcatcactCTGACCAccatgtattttatttgctgCAATGATTTGCCTTCTTTCATATTTATAGGCAAAACCAAAGAATAAGGCACCTTTTGGACAGACACCTTTTAAATTCAGGAGCTTTTCTCCCCAAAATACAAAAGACATATGCAATGCATTCATTAGATTCTTACAGGAACATTGTACACTGCAGCCTTTGAATGCCATTGTAGAAAAGAGACATTACTTTGAAATCTTTAAGTACAGTAAGGTATTAACAGGTCTTCCATTTccaaattgtatttaaaaaaaaaaaaaaaaaaatcaacctaaTTTAAGAAGAGGAATAATATGATGAATCTAAACTCAAAAGTTGCACAAGCAGCCACAGCTACCCATAATGCCATAGCAATATAAACGTTCAACTTGTTTTCTAAATCTGAAtatgctgctgcagcactgaggaAAGACCTAGAGTTCAGACTGTGACAACTGACTAACCATaggtttattattattacacgTTTGGTTTCTCCTGCATTTACTCATGCAGTACATCTATGTATATCTTCTTCAAAATTATACTTTAATGTTCAAGACTGTTGGTAActcagtgaaagaaaagcaaacactgaAGAGATGATGAATTCCAAATAAATATGCTGTTATTACATGTCGACTTTCATTAACTCCACATTATGAAGCTCTGTATATTTGATTGCCTTTTGAAACAACAGCTCAGGAGTTTTCTGGAAAATGGcttcacttcattttttttcctaagatggcTGTTTTACCACTGAAAATCTACCAGAATTTTTCAATAGACAATATAGAGCATAATATCGCTTGTAGGCTTGTTCTCTTGATGAGACACTAAAACCAGAATTATAGCTGAAGACAGATtaaatcagaaacaaaacaaaagttagtATTGATGCCAAGATCAGAAATCCAGATAAAAATTTTTGTAAGTCACTTACCATATTTATTGATGATACAGGGCCAATGCTGTTGACATAAATGTCAACATCAATAACTGTTGGTtttactgtgaagaaaaaaaaaatattttgcagacaATATAAATAACCagtttaaatacttttttcccccaataacCATAAGATCTTTTTTCGGGTACAACTACTGAGAAATAAGGATAAtgtatttttaggaaaatgTGGTTCTATTCCTCCTATCCATCAAAAAATATTGCCATAAATTAAAACCTGTACCATTTCATTATCACAATTCCAATTTGTCTCAGCAGCAATTTGTTAAAAAACTTTCAGTGCTTGGCACAGTAACTCAAAGTCAAGCTCAGACCTAAGATGTCTGACATGAAAGTAGAAATAATGCAGCATTAttactttttccctttgcctCAACATTCAGGTCCTTTAGCCTTTGTTGTTCCACAT is a window encoding:
- the LOC120749699 gene encoding gamma-aminobutyric acid receptor subunit gamma-3-like isoform X1 — translated: MSAKLLPVFFLLSVFHACSRKVEEDEYEDGTTNQKWVLAPKTQDTDVTLILNKLLREYDKKLRPDIGIKPTVIDVDIYVNSIGPVSSINMPKVPVKTVWKKQNKCDIAWGTAREEGQKWLDTILRSFHKTAMLFLTSWPFSSREITKFFKRRILEAKFHNLVEYRKAQVPK